From a single Endozoicomonas euniceicola genomic region:
- a CDS encoding GNAT family N-acetyltransferase: MQEAPVITLPGTLSTPITIRQYDSNALIINDNKHSLLLRIRSNDMPRLSAANRSDLPARLPNHLLAAALDYLFAKNPAVLSITIDNGLTQRLENKGLVHSKGSEPDTSICIRQGFYQDRTLWHWQRNSHPAPEIWTRNDSGTEHPVRQKQPAGTVYERYDYQSDVTVSFRSIDPEQDLSLFHNWMNQPRVNEFWEMAKSRGELQEYIRTLLADTRTWPLIGCFNGEPFGYMELYWAMEDRLAPYYDCQPWDRGFHLLVGNTKFLGPRFSLSWTRSISHFLFLDDPRTMRLVGEPRADNKRLMKLLAPAGWEFVKEFDFPHKRAALVHCHRKTFFQDIQL; this comes from the coding sequence ATGCAAGAAGCCCCAGTCATCACACTGCCAGGGACACTTTCAACACCGATTACCATACGGCAGTATGATTCTAATGCCCTGATTATAAACGACAATAAACATTCACTGCTGCTGAGGATCCGTAGTAATGACATGCCACGCCTGTCGGCAGCAAACCGTTCTGACCTTCCAGCCCGACTGCCGAACCACCTGTTGGCTGCGGCACTTGATTACCTGTTTGCCAAAAACCCTGCGGTACTCAGCATTACTATCGACAATGGACTCACCCAACGACTGGAAAACAAAGGACTGGTTCATTCAAAAGGGTCAGAACCAGACACATCAATCTGTATCAGGCAGGGTTTTTATCAGGATCGCACCCTGTGGCACTGGCAAAGAAACAGTCATCCAGCACCGGAAATCTGGACCCGGAACGACAGTGGAACCGAGCATCCGGTCAGGCAAAAGCAGCCCGCTGGCACAGTCTATGAACGCTACGATTATCAAAGCGACGTGACCGTTTCATTCAGGAGTATTGATCCGGAACAGGATCTCTCTCTGTTCCACAACTGGATGAATCAGCCACGGGTAAACGAGTTCTGGGAAATGGCAAAAAGCAGGGGCGAACTTCAGGAGTACATCAGGACACTACTGGCTGATACACGAACATGGCCGCTTATAGGTTGTTTTAATGGCGAGCCATTCGGGTATATGGAGCTTTATTGGGCAATGGAAGATCGTCTCGCTCCCTACTACGACTGCCAGCCCTGGGACCGCGGATTCCACTTACTGGTCGGTAACACAAAGTTCCTCGGCCCGCGTTTCTCCCTGAGCTGGACCCGGTCGATAAGCCACTTTTTGTTCCTTGACGATCCGCGCACCATGAGACTTGTTGGTGAACCCAGGGCAGACAATAAACGATTAATGAAATTGCTGGCACCTGCTGGCTGGGAGTTTGTCAAAGAGTTTGATTTTCCCCATAAACGGGCTGCCCTGGTGCATTGCCACAGGAAAACCTTTTTTCAGGACATTCAGTTATGA
- a CDS encoding MFS transporter, producing the protein MFRYSCLFGASLMGMGQVSLLICLPVFVNETGIDYGIFAGLVALGTGLSIVAAPVWGKISDYFGRKVVITAGLTGFIVSNGLLALMLISGGSAQVAMLLLVLSRVIYGLTVAGFYPAVQAWSVDQSTALNPVKDLSRVSAAISLGRLLGPLLTLVLLPLGAVVPVIAVFSLAVLTLLITSFSEKPETGGARQLSYEFEGTTTTLLLKRTRPVLLIAGSVTTVFGLLQYLIAPVLQQKFHYSAETASETLSFLMLTAAFSTLIAHITLPRLIQHRLPLALVSGGLLLLAGTLCLLSATDLIAMTSGIATCAVSVALLTPVYTTLGCQLVPADQQGELTGILSMIHTMGYTLGALLAGALGLLSGLNVMYLCGALIVVLFSGIVYFIRNRPAENSREFTIGVER; encoded by the coding sequence ATGTTTCGCTATAGCTGTCTTTTTGGTGCTTCCCTGATGGGGATGGGGCAGGTAAGCCTGCTGATCTGTCTGCCAGTGTTTGTGAATGAGACCGGAATTGATTACGGTATTTTTGCCGGGCTTGTCGCTCTGGGGACTGGCCTGTCTATTGTTGCTGCACCGGTCTGGGGGAAAATCAGCGATTATTTCGGACGCAAAGTTGTTATTACTGCGGGGCTGACTGGTTTTATTGTTAGTAACGGTCTGCTCGCACTCATGCTGATATCCGGCGGTTCTGCACAGGTGGCCATGTTGCTGCTGGTGTTATCGAGAGTTATTTATGGGCTGACCGTAGCGGGTTTCTACCCAGCGGTTCAGGCATGGAGCGTTGATCAGTCGACGGCATTAAATCCTGTCAAAGACTTAAGCCGTGTCTCAGCAGCAATCAGCCTGGGAAGGCTGCTTGGCCCATTATTAACCCTTGTGCTTTTGCCACTGGGGGCGGTGGTTCCGGTTATAGCGGTCTTTTCATTGGCGGTACTGACATTGCTCATTACCTCGTTCTCTGAAAAGCCTGAGACAGGTGGCGCAAGACAGTTGTCTTATGAATTCGAAGGCACAACAACCACTTTACTATTAAAACGAACCAGGCCGGTTTTGCTTATTGCTGGTTCGGTAACGACTGTCTTTGGTCTGTTGCAGTATTTGATAGCACCTGTACTGCAACAGAAATTCCACTATTCGGCAGAAACGGCCTCAGAGACTCTGTCATTTTTAATGTTGACAGCCGCTTTTTCAACGCTGATTGCTCATATCACTCTCCCACGCCTTATTCAGCATCGTTTACCTTTGGCTCTGGTGTCGGGTGGCTTGTTGTTGCTGGCAGGTACTCTGTGCCTGCTATCGGCTACAGACCTTATTGCCATGACCTCAGGTATTGCAACTTGTGCTGTCTCTGTCGCCTTGCTGACACCGGTTTACACAACGCTTGGCTGCCAGCTGGTGCCTGCTGACCAGCAGGGAGAATTGACTGGAATCCTGAGCATGATTCATACCATGGGATATACTCTGGGAGCCCTGCTGGCCGGTGCTTTGGGGCTATTGAGCGGCCTGAACGTTATGTATCTATGCGGTGCCCTGATTGTCGTTCTGTTTTCGGGCATTGTGTATTTCATCAGAAATCGGCCTGCTGAAAACAGTCGGGAATTCACAATCGGAGTTGAGAGGTAG
- a CDS encoding IucA/IucC family protein: protein MRPFSTKLKQYDKVRIEVEEKSARQDSTDRNFDAGLWAEKLAAGCFLNAMLREWHGWELTTPDSESLQEGEAVATVVIPLGSQNKKILINLQHYSLAGRHQFMSPYWLREDTSGHTKTIGFIDMVELLSGEERIFKSAHDNTKQVFLQRVSRSLDNTARALSARASELPDLFAGTMNFRTSEQALFAGHSFHPTPKSRDQFSTEKTQHYIPEFGSDFQLSWFAIDSDLLEDDSVHECSFRELTLQLANEDRRLESWLPQDLPAHQTLLPAHPWQARQWLNNDYIRQLIQTGRMVSYGELGTGWHATSSVRSLYAPHAGFMLKYSLSVRLTNSLRHLLPKEVIRGKEIHQVKYHTSVGRQLQEQFPDFEILTEPAHAAIKGPDGQPLAETMIVLRENPFTRQSLNEGTELLASLTQDHPVESSRIIQLIHKLAEDSYSPVENIAQRWFEKYLNIVAKPLVIAQSDFGLLFGAHQQNLLIHMPAGYPEKAFFRDCQGTGYSDLARQLLASDIPATADGAEHHVEQEPGNRLFTYYLLINSTFGLISALGADRSISEQHLLQTLRTFLEQLRAEGRRDSSCLDYVLDSKELWSKGNFFCSFHNLNENTLDNPLEIYHAMENPIFGLFQQSE from the coding sequence ATGCGGCCATTCAGTACAAAACTCAAACAATACGACAAGGTACGAATAGAAGTGGAAGAAAAAAGTGCCAGACAAGACTCAACGGATAGGAACTTTGATGCAGGCTTATGGGCAGAGAAGCTCGCAGCCGGCTGCTTCCTGAATGCCATGCTGAGGGAGTGGCATGGCTGGGAGCTGACAACTCCTGACAGTGAGTCCCTACAGGAAGGTGAAGCGGTTGCAACGGTTGTCATCCCCCTTGGTAGTCAAAACAAAAAAATTCTGATTAATCTTCAACACTATTCACTGGCAGGAAGACATCAGTTTATGTCCCCTTATTGGTTGCGGGAGGACACATCGGGTCATACCAAAACTATCGGATTTATTGACATGGTGGAATTGTTGTCCGGTGAGGAGCGTATTTTTAAGTCGGCTCATGACAACACTAAACAAGTATTTCTCCAGCGCGTCAGTCGCAGCCTCGATAATACAGCCCGGGCATTATCAGCAAGAGCCTCTGAGCTGCCTGACCTCTTTGCCGGAACAATGAATTTCCGCACATCAGAGCAGGCACTATTTGCAGGCCATTCTTTTCACCCAACGCCCAAGAGTCGAGACCAGTTTTCAACAGAAAAAACTCAGCACTATATCCCTGAGTTTGGATCAGACTTTCAACTCAGCTGGTTTGCCATCGACTCTGACTTGCTGGAAGACGACAGTGTCCATGAGTGCTCCTTCCGGGAACTCACTCTGCAGCTGGCCAATGAAGATCGTCGACTGGAAAGCTGGCTGCCTCAGGATCTTCCGGCTCACCAAACCCTGTTACCCGCACACCCCTGGCAAGCAAGGCAATGGCTGAATAATGACTACATTCGTCAACTGATACAGACAGGCAGAATGGTCAGCTACGGTGAGCTGGGTACAGGCTGGCATGCCACATCATCGGTACGCTCACTCTATGCCCCCCATGCCGGGTTTATGCTGAAGTACTCCCTGAGCGTGCGCTTAACCAATTCCCTGCGTCATCTTTTGCCAAAGGAAGTGATTCGCGGCAAGGAAATCCATCAAGTGAAGTATCATACGTCTGTGGGCCGACAACTGCAGGAGCAATTCCCCGATTTTGAGATACTCACTGAGCCAGCCCATGCAGCGATTAAAGGCCCTGACGGCCAGCCCCTGGCTGAAACCATGATAGTACTGCGAGAAAACCCTTTCACTCGCCAAAGCCTCAACGAAGGCACGGAGTTACTGGCAAGCCTCACACAGGACCATCCTGTAGAGTCTTCCAGAATAATCCAGCTGATCCATAAGCTGGCTGAAGACAGTTACTCCCCAGTGGAAAATATCGCCCAGCGCTGGTTTGAGAAATACCTGAACATTGTCGCAAAGCCTCTAGTCATTGCACAGTCTGACTTTGGTCTGCTGTTTGGTGCCCATCAGCAAAATCTTTTGATACATATGCCTGCCGGCTACCCTGAAAAAGCCTTTTTCAGGGATTGCCAGGGTACAGGTTACAGTGATCTGGCGAGACAACTGCTTGCCAGTGACATTCCAGCCACAGCCGATGGCGCTGAGCATCATGTTGAACAGGAGCCTGGCAACCGACTTTTCACCTATTATCTGCTGATTAATTCAACTTTTGGGCTTATCAGCGCCCTCGGGGCTGACAGAAGCATTAGTGAACAACACCTCTTACAAACACTGAGAACATTTCTTGAGCAGCTTCGTGCAGAAGGCCGACGAGATTCAAGCTGTCTGGATTACGTGCTCGATAGCAAGGAGCTTTGGTCAAAAGGTAATTTCTTCTGTTCGTTTCATAACCTGAATGAAAATACTCTGGACAATCCACTGGAAATTTATCACGCCATGGAAAACCCAATCTTCGGGTTATTTCAACAGTCTGAATGA
- a CDS encoding ABC transporter ATP-binding protein codes for MEASSFSLQQVSFNVAKRSILAPVSLEIPSGKITAILGPNGSGKSTLLKLLSGLSPVSSGEIQLLGKPMAEYNRKELAKLLTMLPQHSPVPLGMKVADLVACGRHPYAGPFGRLQTTDRQAIHEALVRVGMSDVAGHVVDHLSGGEMQRVWLAMVLAQQTGILLLDEPTSWLDISHQQKLLDTIRTLNQEQKLTIVWVLHDLNQALQYSDHVILIKAGKLVQDGPARTVINERTIYEVFDIETRKVTLEPEGQTLFIPGSASLDGSSSERFKNPANKSLTMEVA; via the coding sequence ATGGAAGCGTCTTCATTCAGTTTGCAACAAGTGTCTTTTAATGTGGCTAAGCGCAGCATACTGGCACCTGTTTCTCTGGAGATTCCATCAGGAAAAATCACTGCCATTCTTGGCCCCAATGGTTCAGGAAAGAGCACTCTGCTCAAGTTGTTATCCGGTTTAAGCCCTGTTTCGTCTGGAGAAATTCAGCTACTTGGCAAGCCAATGGCGGAGTACAACCGTAAAGAGCTGGCTAAGCTGCTGACCATGCTCCCTCAGCACTCTCCGGTTCCTCTGGGTATGAAGGTCGCTGATCTGGTGGCCTGTGGTCGTCATCCTTATGCAGGTCCTTTTGGGCGACTGCAAACCACTGACCGGCAGGCCATTCATGAAGCCCTGGTTCGTGTTGGGATGAGTGATGTTGCCGGTCATGTGGTGGATCACCTGTCCGGAGGCGAGATGCAGCGGGTCTGGCTTGCCATGGTTCTGGCACAGCAGACTGGCATTCTGTTGCTGGACGAACCGACTTCCTGGCTGGATATTTCACATCAGCAAAAACTGCTCGATACCATTCGTACCCTGAATCAGGAACAGAAGCTGACCATTGTCTGGGTTCTGCATGACCTGAATCAGGCTCTGCAATACAGTGACCACGTGATATTGATAAAAGCGGGCAAGCTGGTTCAGGATGGTCCTGCGCGGACGGTGATAAACGAACGGACCATTTACGAAGTGTTTGACATTGAAACCCGCAAAGTCACCCTGGAGCCGGAAGGTCAGACGCTATTTATTCCCGGCTCTGCCAGCCTCGATGGTTCGAGCAGTGAGCGGTTTAAGAATCCAGCCAATAAATCTCTGACAATGGAAGTCGCCTGA
- a CDS encoding iron-siderophore ABC transporter substrate-binding protein: MLAVVQKYSAAMVVFLTLNAGAVTVEHKAGTTVLSEIPQRVAALNWTQAEILLTLGITPAGVTTIKGYRQWQSDSPPIPEGVTELGHRSEPSLEAIAALKPDLILGYDWRHNRIYPELNAIAPTVLYGQYPSEEDQRDYLVRMQDIFLSVAAIFQHQKQAAMKLSEMQQALSHARMLIRKAELTGHPVVVGKFVGMGLGLRVYGKSSLAGAVVEEIGLENGWSATLPGRDFTHVDLLKLTTIGDASLIIIGQLPDNGQGMTDSPVWQALPAVREGRVYHVPALWSFGGPESVMRMTRAFVGQLVPEA; encoded by the coding sequence ATGTTAGCTGTCGTACAAAAATACAGTGCTGCCATGGTCGTATTTCTAACGCTGAATGCCGGTGCTGTTACCGTTGAACACAAAGCCGGAACGACCGTTCTTTCTGAAATTCCCCAACGCGTTGCAGCACTCAACTGGACGCAGGCAGAAATCCTTCTCACCCTTGGCATTACACCCGCAGGTGTAACCACTATAAAGGGTTACCGGCAGTGGCAGTCTGATTCGCCGCCCATACCGGAAGGTGTGACCGAGCTTGGCCATCGCTCTGAACCCTCGTTGGAGGCAATCGCTGCCCTTAAACCGGATCTGATTCTGGGTTACGACTGGCGGCATAATCGTATTTATCCCGAACTCAACGCTATAGCCCCTACGGTGCTTTACGGGCAGTACCCTTCTGAAGAAGACCAGAGAGATTATCTGGTCAGAATGCAGGATATTTTTCTGTCAGTTGCCGCTATCTTTCAGCATCAGAAACAGGCAGCGATGAAGCTTAGTGAAATGCAGCAGGCGCTGAGCCACGCCAGAATGCTAATTCGCAAGGCTGAACTGACGGGGCACCCGGTGGTCGTCGGTAAATTTGTTGGCATGGGGCTGGGTCTGAGGGTTTATGGCAAATCGTCTTTAGCCGGTGCAGTTGTTGAAGAGATCGGACTGGAAAATGGCTGGTCAGCCACCCTGCCCGGACGTGACTTTACCCATGTGGACTTGCTGAAGCTCACCACGATTGGTGATGCCAGCCTGATTATTATTGGACAGTTGCCGGATAATGGTCAGGGCATGACGGACTCTCCGGTTTGGCAGGCTTTGCCAGCGGTAAGGGAAGGCCGGGTTTATCATGTTCCCGCGCTCTGGTCATTTGGTGGCCCGGAGTCAGTTATGCGAATGACCCGGGCGTTTGTTGGTCAGCTGGTTCCGGAGGCATGA